In Meleagris gallopavo isolate NT-WF06-2002-E0010 breed Aviagen turkey brand Nicholas breeding stock chromosome 2, Turkey_5.1, whole genome shotgun sequence, the following are encoded in one genomic region:
- the PRPH2 gene encoding peripherin-2, with protein sequence MALLKVKFNQKKRVKLAQGLWLMNWFSVFAGIIVFSMGLFLKIELRKRSEVMDNSESHFVPNSLILMGILSCAFNGFAGKICYDSLDPAKFAKWKPLLKPYLALCFLFNILLFFVALICFLMRGSLESTLAQGLKNSMKFYRDTDTPGRCFMKKTIDMLQIEFKCCGNNGFKDWFEIQWISNRYLDFSSKEVKDRIKSNVDGRYLVDGVPFSCCNPSSPRPCIQYQVTNNSAHYSYDYQTEELNLWGRGCREALLHYYSSMMSSMGAVVLLVWLFEMSVMVGLRLLHTSLESITNPEDPECESEGWILENSLKDTLKSALESLKKIGKFNQVEAGAEGAEGEEAGKTPAITTVS encoded by the exons ATGGCACTGCTGAAAGTCAAATTCAACCAGAAGAAACGGGTAAAACTAGCCCAGGGACTATGGCTCATGAACTGGTTTTCAGTGTTTGCTGGAATCATTGTTTTTAGCATGGGGTTGTTCCTCAAAATTGAGCTCCGGAAGCGAAGCGAAGTGATGGACAATTCTGAAAGCCATTTTGTGCCCAATTCTTTGATATTGATGGGTATATTATCCTGCGCCTTCAATGGTTTTGCTGGCAAAATTTGTTACGATTCTCTGGATCCCGCTAAATTTGCCAAGTGGAAACCTTTGCTGAAACCTTACCTGGCACTGTGTTTCCTCTTCAACATACTCCTCTTCTTTGTCGCTCTGATTTGCTTTCTCATGCGGGGCTCCCTGGAGAGCACGCTGGCTCAGGGGCTGAAGAACAGCATGAAGTTCTACCGGGACACAGACACCCCTGGAAGATGCTTCATGAAGAAGACAATTGACATGCTCCAAATCGAGTTCAAGTGCTGTGGGAACAATGGCTTCAAAGATTGGTTTGAAATTCAGTGGATCAGCAACAGATACCTGGACTTCAGCTCCAAAGAAGTGAAAGA TCGAATCAAAAGCAACGTGGATGGACGGTACCTGGTTGATGGTGTCCCCTTCAGCTGCTGCAACCCCAGCTCCCCAAGGCCCTGCATCCAGTACCAGGTCACCAACAACTCAGCTCACTACAGCTACGACTACCAGACGGAGGAGCTGAACCTCTGGGGCCGTGGCTGCCGGGAAGCCCTCCTGCACTACTACAGCAGCATGATGAGCTCCATGGGTGCCGTCGTCCTCCTTGTCTGGCTTTTTGAG ATGTCCGTGATGGTTGGCTTGCGTCTTTTGCACACCTCTCTGGAAAGCATCACAAATCCTGAAGACCCTGAGTGTGAAAGTGAAGGGTGGATTCTAGAGAACAGCCTGAAAGACACTCTGAAGTCTGCATTGGAGAGTTTGAAAAAGATTGGTAAGTTCAATCAGGTGGAAGCAGGTGCCGAAGGGGCTGAAGGAGAAGAAGCTGGGAAGACTCCAGCCATCACAACAGTCAGTTGA